The sequence below is a genomic window from Tautonia marina.
CCTGCACCACGATCGACGCATTGCTTAGCTCCGATCCATCACCGATCTGCACCGACGAGGCTCGAATGACGATCGCCTTCGATTCGGCATCCACCGACCAGGCGCGGCGACCGGAAACGTACACCTCACGGACCTGAGCATGGAGATCGAACGGATCAGCGGAAAGAACGGCGAAATCGGCGTCCTTGCCCGACGAAAGCGTTCCGACCCGGTCGGCCACGCCGAGGAGTTCCGCTGGGGCGGCCGTGATCATCCTCAAAACCTGTTCATCGCTGAACCCCCCGGCGGCAAACTGCGAGGCCAGAAAGAGTAGCTCGTTCAGGTCGGCATCGGTTGACGGAACCACGGCGACCGACACCCCGGCCTCGATCAAGGCCGCGGCGTCGTCCCAGGGGTCTTGGGGGGCGGGCTGGTCCGGGTCGGGCAAGGGAAGGTCTGCAATCCGACCCGGCCGAGAGCGGGGGTCGAGCACGACCCCATCAACCACCTCGGCCCAGGAGTCGAGGCGGTCGAGCCAGGGGCGCAGATCGGTCGGCCCCACGAGGACGAGCTTCAGATCAAACGTCCCGGCCAGACTAAGCGCCGCCCGGATTTCGGCCGCTCCGGGGGCGGAAACCCGCAATCGAGCCGTCCTGTCCAGGGCCTCGACCAGCGGGTCGAGCAGGGGATCGGTCCCCGGATCGGGGCGATCGGCCCGAGCAGCCTCAATCAACGATCGCAAGCCCGCGACCGCTCCGGCCAGGCTCGAAGCAAGTTGCGGCTGCGTTGGATCAATGGGCCGGTCCCGCGCGACCAGTCGGGGAGGAGGTTCATAAATGCGAGGTGGATTCAATGCGTCGGATGTCAGCAGAACCCGAAGATCCCCCTCGGCCTCCAGCGTTCGGTCCTCAGGGTCCATCCCGGCCAGCTTGACCACCGCCCCTCGCCCGGGCATCAGTCGATTGCGGCCGGGGCTGAGATGGACGGTCGTCACCCCTCCCGAGAGCGGACCGGTGAAATCATCGAAGGGATCAAACCCGTCGATCGCTCGCACGCCGGGAGTCAGAGCTCGTTCGTCGTCGGCCGACACCACCCCCAGGCCCGACTCGGCCGCGACCAGGCCCGGAATGACCACCGACGACGGCCCGAGATCCACCTGCCGGGCCGTCTCCGGCACCTCCACGTCGGCGACCTGACCCACCGCGACGATTCGGCCGTCGGCGACCAGAAGCACCGCGTCGTCGATCGGTGGGCCATCCCCGGTCCAGAGCTTCGCCGCCCGGTACGCGACCACCTCGGCAGTCGAAGTCGAGATCGAAGCCGTGGCCGAGGCCGAAAAGCCGGGCAGAAGCAGCAACGGGGCCAGAAACAGGAGGCGTGCGCGCATGATGCGGTGGCTCGGAAGCGGTGGCAGGTCGTGATTCGAGCACATCAACCGAAATCCATCAGAAGCGTTCGGGCAGAACGGCCGGCCATCATGATCGGACCAGGCCCTTACTCCTGATCGGGTGACTCCTCGGCGTTGGGAAAGAGCAACGCTCGCATCCGGGAATCGTCCTCGCGACGGTAGACGATCTTGCCGTCGATGATGGTGGTATCGACCCAGGTGCCGAGCTTCAGGGGATCGCCGGTCAGAATCACCAAATCGGCATCCTTACCTGGTTCGATGGAACCGACAAACGAATCGACGCCGATCAACCGGGCCGGGCGCAGGGTGAGGGCTTCGAGCGCCTCCTCCTCGGGCATCCCGTATTTCACGGCCATGGCCGCCTGATACCAGAGCAGGCTCGGTCCCAGGGTCGTCGCCGAGAACAAGGACGAGCCAGAGGTCTGAAAAGTGATCGGCACCCCCGCCTCGCGGTAAAGCCGGGGCAGAACAATCTGATCGTCCCGATCGGTCCTCGGGTCGGTTTCCCAGAAGACCAGTTCCGGGTCGAGGATGACCGGCTCGTCTCGACCTGCCAGCAGATCGACGGCCTTGTAGCAATCTCGGCCCAGGATCAGGGTTGCCTTCATCTTGTAATCGTCGATGAGCCGCAGGGCGTGGGGCACGTCCATCGCCAGCTCACAGTAGAGGAACGCGGGCAGCTCCCCCTTGAGCAGGCGGACCATCGCCTCGCGCTGAGCGTCAGGAGCGGCATCCTCGGGGTTTGATGCCGAGTTCGAATCGTCGTCGTCCTTCGCCTCGTCCTCGTCTTGCGGAGCCTTCGGATCGTCGGAGGATTCCTCATCGGCCGTGTCGTCGTCCTTCGCCTCGTCCTCCGATTCCTGCGCCTTCTCCTCGAGCGAGGCCATGTACCGCTTCGTTTCGTCCAGCTCGCGGCGCAGCCGGGCCAGGTGACTCATTCGGCTCGAGCTACCCGCAGGGCGAAGCGACAGCTTCAGGCCGGCGTCTCGTTTTAACACCATGTCTTCGGCAAAGGTGCCCGAAGTCTTCACCACGGCCGACTTGCCGCCGAACATCGTGCTGTTGCCGGGAATCGCATGGACGGCGGTCACGCCGTTGCGGCGTGCTTCTTCGAAGTAGATCGCATTCGGATCCACCGCGTCGACGACCGTCACAAACGGCACGTTCGGGTTCACCTCGTTCGGCTGTACCAGCGGTTCGGGGCTATGCGGCTCGACAAAGCCGGGCAACACCGTCTTACCCGTCGCGTCGATCACCCTGGCCTCAATCGGGATCTCCAGGTCCTTGCCCACCTCCTGAATCGTCCCGTCCCGAATCAGGATCACGCCGTCGTCGATCGGTTCGCCGACGATCGGCACGATGCGTCCGCCCTTGATCGCCAGCTGCTCCTGAGCGTCGGCTCCCACCGTCGGCAACACGGCGATCGTGAACGTCAGAATCAGAGCCAGACCACTGTTCCACACACCGGATCGTTGCGTCGTCGCCATGACAGGTTCAGTCCTCCTGCGAGGGCTCGGGGCGGGGGAATTGGACGACGCCGTCGACCATCACCCAGCGCACGGGGGTCGTGAATTCCAGAGGATCGCCTTGCAGGGCGACAAGATCGGCCGCTTTTCCTACCGCAATCGACCCGAGGCGATCGTTCACGCCGAGCACCTTTGCCGGCTCAATCGTGATCGCCTTCAGGGCCTCATCCTTCGGCAAGCCGAACCGCGCCGCGAACCGGGCCTGCTCCAGCAAATCACCCCCGGACAGGGCGACCGCCACACCGGCCTCGTGCAAGACACCAGCCGTATTCCAGGCCAGTTCGGTCCGCTCGGGGCCATACGCCCCATTGATTCGTAACGGGCCAAGGACCACCGCCGAGCCCACGGCCGCCAGCGGCTCCGCCACCTTGTAGGCTTCGTGCCCGCCCAGAATCGTCGGCACATAACCGAACTCACCGGCTAGCCGAAGCGACGTCAAGATATCATAATCGGTACGACTGACGGTCAAGACCGACCGCCGACCGCGAATCACGTCGCGCAGCGGTTCGTACGGGTCGGCCTCGATCGGCAAGGTCGTGTCCAGGTCGGGATCGGCTCCACGAGAGGCCCGGTTCATGGCATCGCGGAGCATCGCAACTACTCCCATCCGGTTCGTCGGCTGGCGGACGTAGATCGAGTCGGGCCGGGTCCGCGATCGGTTGCGTGAGGCCGGATCAGACGCGATCGTCACCACCAGCGCCGCCTCGGCCTCCACCACCCGACCTGATCCGGCCGTCTTGACCACCGGGGCCATTCCGGGCACGACATTCTCGCTCAGGGGGATCAAGGCTCCCGCCGTCGTACCGCCGGCCAGCGCCTCGACGAACGACCGCGACGACCAGTCAATCGCCGGCAAGGGGTTGAACCTCGGCGTGATTTCCCGAGTGATCTCGACCGAAGGCCCGATCACTCCCCCTGGCAAGTCCACATCCACAAAGCCGGGAAGCAGGGTCGAGCCCTCTCCCAGGTCGATCACTTCGGCTCCCTCGGGAGCCTCAACCGACGCCCCCACCGCGGCAATCTTCCCCTCCGAAACGAGGACCGCCCCCGGAGCAAAGGTGTCACCCTCAACCGTCTCCACCGTTCCGGCCCGGATGAGAATGTCCCCTTCCGCCCCGACCGCGGCCCCTGAGCCAACCGGGAACAGCATCAGCGGCAAGATCGCGAAAACCCAGGTTCGAATTCTCACACGAAGCGATCGGCTCATGGTGCGGCTCGACTCGGGGTAGGGCAAGCTCCGGCCTGCCGGCCGACGGGGCAGACATTGGTCTGCCCGACAGTGATGGAGATACTCACACATAGATTTGCATCATGACGTCAGGGAACGATACGCCCATCGACCACCACCGTCAACGGACGGCTCGACAGGTCGATCGGCGTGTCGTCCCAGATCACGAAATCGGCCGGGCGGCCCGATTCCCAGCACGAGCCGGGTTCGTCGAGCGCGATGGGATCCATGACGGCGAGGGCTTGCAATGCCGTTGCTCTCGGCAGGCCGGCGGCCACGGCCGAAGCGGCCAGCAGGCGAAGCTCCTCCGGATCATCGGCCGCAAACACGAGCCCGGCGCCGGCCTCGACCGCCTGGCGAATGCTCGCCCACCGTCGCACCTGCTCCGGCCCGGAAGGCATTGGCCGCGCCACCAGCACAAGGTCCGGCCCTTCACTCGCAAGGCGGGCGATCCGATCAAGCTGGGTTTCGATCGCTCCGGGGCCGACCAGCGCCACACAGCTTCCCAACTCCTCCGCCAAGTCGAGCGCCAGGGCCACTTCGGTTTCCTCGTCCACCTCGATGAACGCCCCGCACTGGCCGTCTCGAAGCAGGGCAGCGCGCTCGCGTCGAACGGCGTCGAGGCGGTCGATGGCCGGACCGCTCAGGTAATAGTCGAGCGAGCGTCGGACATCGGGGTCGGCTTCTCCCTGCTCGCCCAGGAACTGTCGGATCAAGGACACCTGGCCCGGCAAGCTCACCGGGAACCGATCCAGGTTCCTCGACGCGGACGAGAGCACCAGATTCATCCCGATCACCGGATTCACCACCGGCTCATCCGATCCGAGACGCACCGCTCCCACGGCCCCGCCGATCACATTCGCCGAAGCCGGCGCAAACCCGGCCCGCAAGACCCCGCCCCGCACCATCTCCCGAACGGTTCGGCCGTTCGGATCGAAGGCATCGACGGCTTGCAGGAACCCGGCATCGGCCCCGGCCGATTCGGCGACCGCCCGCCCCTGGCCAAGCGTGCTGTGCGCGGTCAGCAATCCGGGAGAAACGATCGCGTCTCCCACGTCAAAGACTGGCACGTCATCCTCGGCCTCGACCGTTTCGCCACTGGCCGCGATGGTCCCGTCAACGACGAGCAAGGCCCCCGGCTTCGTCGTCCCGTCATCATGCACAAACCGTCTCGACCGCAGCACGAACCGACTCGGCAAGCGATCGGGCAGGTCGAGATCAACCACCGTGGCCAGGTCGTCCTCGGTCGGCGCCACCTGGTCATTCCGATAAACGACGTCCCCCCCGGAGAGGACCAGAGCGACGGCCGTGGCCGGGTCGATCGGATCCCCCGCGAAGGCGACGAGATCCGCTCGTTTCCCTTCGGCGATCGTCCCCAGGTCGTCGGCCAGGCCGAGCACCTCGGCCGCTCCAGCGGTCAGGGCCCGCAAGACCCGATCACGCGGCACGCCTCGGGCGACGGCCGAGGCGGCATGGGCGCGGAGCAGGGCGGAATCGCTCGGCCGATCGCTGTAGGTGCCGATCGCCCATCGACTATCCTCGGCCGGAATTCCGGACGGCCACGATCGATCTCGGTTGCGTCGATACGGCGGTGGGCTCCCCAATTCGAGAATCGGCCCGAGCACCATCGGCGTGCGCTTCGCAACCAGTTCCGCTCGCGTTGATTGCGGATCACTCAGCCCCTCGACGATCAGTTTCAGGTCAAACTCCTCCGCCAGCGCCAGCGCGTTGATCAGGTCGTCTTCGCGATGCACTTCGATCCGAAGCGGCACCTCTCCCTTGAGCAGGCCGACCAGAAACTCCTTGGTTTCATCCCGCTCCGGTTCCTTCGGAGGCTCGTCCTTCTTGGTGTCCGAATCATCGTCTTTCTCAGACGTGTCCTTCGAGTCGGCAGGTGTCTCGCCCTCCTCCTTGCCGTCGTCGTCCCCCTCCTCCTCGTCCTGCGTGGGACCAGCCCCCGAGTCCTCGCCGGATTCGTCCGGGTCGTCGTCCTGCGACTCCTCACCCTCTTTCGTCTCGGATTGCTTCGTGTCGTCGTCCTTCGATTCCTTCTCGGCGTTCTCGTTCTTCTCGTCCTTGTCCTTCTTCGCGGCCTTCTCCTTGGCCTCGTTGTACTTGGCGAGGGCCTTCTCGTACGATTCCCACTCCTCCTTGTAGCGCTTCACGCTGTCGAGGGTTCGCTTGAGCTGCTCGAACTGCTGGTAGCGGAGCACCGAGTTGCCCGACGCGTTGCTCACCCCCAGCGCAGCCTGCACAAAGGCATCGGCCTTGAGGGTCAGCTCCTCAACGGTCCCTCCCGGACCAACGCGAAGCACCGCCCCCCGGCCACCGAGCCGTCCCTCGTTGCTCGGCTGAACCGCCACGGCGGTCACTCCCGATCGGGCCACGTCGATCCAGTCGTCGGCGAACGGATCGACCCCATCAAGGATGTTCAGCGCTCCGTCGTTTCCCCCATCGCGCCGGGTCGCCGAAGGTAGCCAGAGCACGCTCCTTGCGTCGATCAGGCCCGGCGTCACGGTCAGGCCCGAGACGTCGATCCGCTCGGCCCCCTCAGGAATCTCGACCGCCTCGCCGACGGCCTCAATCCGGCCGTCGCGCACGAGGATCGTTCCCTCGATCGTCCCGGCTTCGGTCTGTGTCAGCAACCGACCGCCGACCAGGGCCACCACCCCCGATCGGTCGGCGTCGTCGCCTTGATCCGCGCGAGCCTCGCGGAACCAGGGCATCATCAGTGACACGAGAACCAGTGGAAGCGCAAGGCGCAGCATCATCATCGGCATCGTGTGAAACCGGGTCGCGATCTCAGATCGGTGGTGCGTGCAAGGAGGAGAGGAGCAACACGACAGCACCGGGGCGTTCAACGTCTCTTCTTTATCATAGCGATCCGGCGAGGCAGGCTGGGAGATTTTTTCTACCTATTTTCGTCAGAATACCTGATCCAATGGTCCTGCGTTCTCCTCCCGGTCCCCTCGTCATGGTGCTGACGAGGGATTCGAGCCGTTGGCGTCCCCTTCCGTTCGGACCGATTCCGTCGCGATCACGAGCCGGTTTCCGTGCCGGATCAGACGGCCGGAATCAATCAGCGACGCGACGACCGAGGCCACCCGATTGCGCATCTCGTCGGTCGTGCGAGGGAAGCCGAGCAATCGGCAGACGGCGGCGGGCAGGTCGTCGGGAGCAACCCGAATCGCATCGGCCACCACCCGTTCGGCGGCGGCGGCCACCTCCTCCGGAGCAACGTATTCCAGGCGTCGCGAGGCCGTCGGCAGGCTCGATCGGTCGCGCGGCTGCGGTCGATCGAGGTCGGCGGGCCAGAGGAACGCCCCTCGGCGCCGAATCGCCCCGCCATCCCGGAAGGGGGCCGAGGCCGCCTGCTCGATCGCCTCTTTCGGCTTGCCCGCCAGTCGCTTCAGGCCAATCGCATCAGCCAGGCGACGAACAACATCCGCCTCATGCACCGGCCCTTCCACCCGGACCACCTCCGCCACCCAGGCCGCCAGCCGGTCGCTCGACAGAGCCATCGGATCGACCGGTTCGGTCCCCAGGTCGAGCGTGGCGACCCGATACGGCGGCAAGGCGGGCACATCCAGCTCCTCGTCGCTCCGTTCCTCCCGGGCAATCGACGCAGGGCGAGGGACCGAGGGCAGCTTGACCGGATCGGTCGGATCGGCCTCGATCACCGCCATCAATCCGGCCAGGGTTCCCGACGGGTCGTGCCACCAGTCTGCCGACCAGGCATGCGCCAATCGCCAACCGAGCCCCTGAAGCACCGCCGGACGAATCCGGTCGCGGTCCCTCGCCGATCGCGGCGCGGCGTACGACGGCCCATCACAAAGAATCCCAAGCCGATAACGCCCCGGATCGTCCCGATCGACCACCGCCAGATCGACGCGCGATT
It includes:
- a CDS encoding amidohydrolase family protein; protein product: MMMLRLALPLVLVSLMMPWFREARADQGDDADRSGVVALVGGRLLTQTEAGTIEGTILVRDGRIEAVGEAVEIPEGAERIDVSGLTVTPGLIDARSVLWLPSATRRDGGNDGALNILDGVDPFADDWIDVARSGVTAVAVQPSNEGRLGGRGAVLRVGPGGTVEELTLKADAFVQAALGVSNASGNSVLRYQQFEQLKRTLDSVKRYKEEWESYEKALAKYNEAKEKAAKKDKDEKNENAEKESKDDDTKQSETKEGEESQDDDPDESGEDSGAGPTQDEEEGDDDGKEEGETPADSKDTSEKDDDSDTKKDEPPKEPERDETKEFLVGLLKGEVPLRIEVHREDDLINALALAEEFDLKLIVEGLSDPQSTRAELVAKRTPMVLGPILELGSPPPYRRNRDRSWPSGIPAEDSRWAIGTYSDRPSDSALLRAHAASAVARGVPRDRVLRALTAGAAEVLGLADDLGTIAEGKRADLVAFAGDPIDPATAVALVLSGGDVVYRNDQVAPTEDDLATVVDLDLPDRLPSRFVLRSRRFVHDDGTTKPGALLVVDGTIAASGETVEAEDDVPVFDVGDAIVSPGLLTAHSTLGQGRAVAESAGADAGFLQAVDAFDPNGRTVREMVRGGVLRAGFAPASANVIGGAVGAVRLGSDEPVVNPVIGMNLVLSSASRNLDRFPVSLPGQVSLIRQFLGEQGEADPDVRRSLDYYLSGPAIDRLDAVRRERAALLRDGQCGAFIEVDEETEVALALDLAEELGSCVALVGPGAIETQLDRIARLASEGPDLVLVARPMPSGPEQVRRWASIRQAVEAGAGLVFAADDPEELRLLAASAVAAGLPRATALQALAVMDPIALDEPGSCWESGRPADFVIWDDTPIDLSSRPLTVVVDGRIVP
- a CDS encoding amidohydrolase family protein, which codes for MATTQRSGVWNSGLALILTFTIAVLPTVGADAQEQLAIKGGRIVPIVGEPIDDGVILIRDGTIQEVGKDLEIPIEARVIDATGKTVLPGFVEPHSPEPLVQPNEVNPNVPFVTVVDAVDPNAIYFEEARRNGVTAVHAIPGNSTMFGGKSAVVKTSGTFAEDMVLKRDAGLKLSLRPAGSSSRMSHLARLRRELDETKRYMASLEEKAQESEDEAKDDDTADEESSDDPKAPQDEDEAKDDDDSNSASNPEDAAPDAQREAMVRLLKGELPAFLYCELAMDVPHALRLIDDYKMKATLILGRDCYKAVDLLAGRDEPVILDPELVFWETDPRTDRDDQIVLPRLYREAGVPITFQTSGSSLFSATTLGPSLLWYQAAMAVKYGMPEEEALEALTLRPARLIGVDSFVGSIEPGKDADLVILTGDPLKLGTWVDTTIIDGKIVYRREDDSRMRALLFPNAEESPDQE
- a CDS encoding amidohydrolase family protein, producing MSRSLRVRIRTWVFAILPLMLFPVGSGAAVGAEGDILIRAGTVETVEGDTFAPGAVLVSEGKIAAVGASVEAPEGAEVIDLGEGSTLLPGFVDVDLPGGVIGPSVEITREITPRFNPLPAIDWSSRSFVEALAGGTTAGALIPLSENVVPGMAPVVKTAGSGRVVEAEAALVVTIASDPASRNRSRTRPDSIYVRQPTNRMGVVAMLRDAMNRASRGADPDLDTTLPIEADPYEPLRDVIRGRRSVLTVSRTDYDILTSLRLAGEFGYVPTILGGHEAYKVAEPLAAVGSAVVLGPLRINGAYGPERTELAWNTAGVLHEAGVAVALSGGDLLEQARFAARFGLPKDEALKAITIEPAKVLGVNDRLGSIAVGKAADLVALQGDPLEFTTPVRWVMVDGVVQFPRPEPSQED